The Candidatus Dependentiae bacterium genome contains a region encoding:
- a CDS encoding ATP-binding protein: METKPTKYVLTGGPCTGKTTTINHLGKMGYQTIQEAASLLIEEEIKNDIPLWKKDIIAFQKKLILKQIEFESQINPEKITFIDRSIIDTIAYCKIFKTEPTKEFVHLAKTHTYTNIFVLDFLNFYETNEIRLENKKIAKKIHQTLINTYTEFGYDPIFIPALELSDRINFILSKISTQAVNHFQETRHQTRLNI; encoded by the coding sequence ATGGAAACAAAACCAACTAAATATGTTTTAACCGGCGGGCCATGTACCGGCAAAACTACAACAATTAATCACTTAGGCAAAATGGGTTATCAAACAATTCAAGAGGCCGCAAGTTTACTTATAGAAGAAGAAATAAAAAACGATATTCCTCTTTGGAAAAAAGATATAATTGCATTTCAAAAAAAATTAATACTAAAACAAATAGAATTTGAATCCCAAATAAATCCCGAAAAAATAACATTTATAGATAGAAGTATAATAGATACAATAGCTTACTGTAAAATTTTCAAAACCGAACCCACCAAAGAATTTGTTCATTTGGCAAAAACACACACATACACAAATATATTCGTTTTAGATTTTTTAAACTTTTACGAAACAAATGAAATAAGACTTGAAAACAAAAAAATAGCTAAAAAAATTCATCAAACTTTAATAAATACATATACAGAATTTGGATATGATCCAATTTTTATTCCGGCACTTGAATTATCAGACAGAATAAACTTTATTCTTAGTAAAATTTCAACCCAAGCTGTAAATCATTTTCAAGAAACCAGGCATCAAACAAGATTAAATATATAA
- a CDS encoding RNA-binding protein: MTNIYVGNLPRSIKEEELSDIFAAYGTVEKVTIIMDKFTGTSRGFGFVEMPDDAQAQAAIEALNETDVQGRTITVNPAKPKTNDRPRSGGFGGPRGGSRGGFGGPRSNGGDRGGFGGGRGGRY; this comes from the coding sequence ATGACAAATATTTACGTTGGAAATTTACCAAGAAGTATCAAAGAAGAAGAATTAAGCGATATTTTTGCAGCATACGGAACAGTTGAAAAAGTTACAATAATAATGGACAAGTTCACAGGAACATCAAGAGGTTTCGGATTTGTTGAAATGCCTGATGATGCACAAGCACAAGCAGCTATCGAAGCATTGAATGAAACAGATGTACAGGGCAGAACAATTACAGTAAACCCTGCAAAGCCTAAGACAAATGACAGACCTAGAAGCGGTGGTTTTGGTGGACCTCGTGGTGGAAGCCGCGGCGGTTTCGGCGGACCTCGTAGCAACGGTGGTGATAGAGGTGGTTTTGGTGGTGGTCGTGGCGGTCGCTACTAA
- the pgeF gene encoding peptidoglycan editing factor PgeF, whose protein sequence is MILHEDASFKIYFGDIKDDCVKSDGNYNIDYFEKTGSTLNLEKLVFLKQVHGNSGVCVDQNFLEKNMLLFELTGDYIVTNKRNIGIGVLTADCLPVVFYDPVHHALGIVHSGWRGAISNIIENCVEKMRELYQTNTKDLTVYFGACANVCCYEIQADFFKNLETISFFEDVIIKKEDKMFFDLSKLVAMKLMELGVLKQEINFSYNNCTICDERFHSYRRNQGGVGRQSTIISLK, encoded by the coding sequence ATGATTTTACACGAAGATGCCTCTTTTAAAATTTATTTTGGCGATATTAAAGATGATTGTGTAAAATCTGATGGAAATTATAATATCGACTATTTTGAAAAAACAGGATCTACTTTAAATTTGGAGAAACTTGTATTTTTAAAGCAGGTTCACGGAAATTCCGGAGTTTGTGTTGATCAAAATTTTTTAGAAAAAAACATGTTATTATTTGAGCTTACCGGAGATTATATAGTTACAAATAAACGAAATATTGGAATTGGAGTTCTTACGGCGGATTGTTTACCCGTTGTTTTTTATGATCCGGTTCATCATGCTTTGGGAATAGTTCACTCCGGATGGCGTGGCGCTATATCAAATATAATAGAAAACTGTGTAGAGAAAATGCGAGAATTGTATCAAACAAATACAAAAGATTTAACTGTTTATTTTGGTGCATGCGCTAATGTTTGTTGTTATGAAATTCAGGCCGATTTTTTTAAAAATTTAGAGACAATATCTTTTTTTGAAGATGTAATTATAAAAAAAGAAGATAAAATGTTTTTTGATCTTTCAAAGTTGGTTGCGATGAAGTTAATGGAACTTGGTGTTTTAAAACAAGAGATTAATTTCAGTTATAATAATTGTACAATTTGCGATGAACGTTTTCATTCATATAGAAGAAATCAGGGCGGGGTTGGGCGTCAATCGACCATAATATCTTTAAAATAG
- the ftsZ gene encoding cell division protein FtsZ produces the protein MIQLAVEEKNENLGANLKVLGIGGAGGNAVNSMINCGELERVEFLVANTDAQALNMSLANEKLQLGAKITKGLGAGAKPEVGKRAAEEDLDFILEKISSSDILFLTAGLGGGTGSGALPVIAKSAKDMGILTVAVVATPFNFEGNRRLLHAQEAIKNLQGAVDTLIIVPNQKLLETADPKISMLNAFAMSDDVLKNAVKGISDIITKSGHINVDFADVKEVMKDMGMAIMGIGRADGEGRAKNAVLKAINSPLLEDMSIKGAKGVLINITGNTDLGLQEINEAATLIHDMVSPDAQIILGSVIDPSIGNEIMITVIATGFETKPQDFKPAVKDQQKQQVANFKQEINQVNSINLEEPKIEENIEDIDFKITPSNISMQSFDLQDLDTPTFLRKKAEEDTFRKMQEKDESNDNLVNI, from the coding sequence ATGATACAGCTAGCAGTTGAAGAAAAAAATGAAAATTTAGGTGCAAATTTAAAAGTTTTGGGTATCGGAGGAGCCGGCGGAAATGCTGTAAATAGCATGATTAATTGTGGTGAGTTGGAAAGAGTTGAGTTTTTAGTTGCAAATACCGATGCTCAAGCTTTAAATATGTCTTTAGCAAATGAAAAATTACAGCTTGGTGCAAAAATAACAAAGGGATTAGGTGCCGGTGCCAAACCGGAAGTTGGAAAACGAGCCGCTGAAGAAGATTTAGATTTTATTTTGGAAAAAATTTCAAGTTCGGATATTTTATTTTTGACCGCGGGTCTTGGTGGCGGAACCGGATCCGGTGCGTTGCCTGTAATAGCTAAATCTGCAAAAGATATGGGGATTTTAACTGTTGCCGTTGTAGCAACTCCATTTAATTTTGAAGGTAATAGGCGTTTATTGCATGCGCAAGAGGCAATAAAAAATTTACAAGGAGCCGTTGATACATTAATAATAGTTCCCAATCAAAAATTGTTAGAAACGGCGGATCCAAAAATATCTATGCTTAATGCTTTTGCTATGTCAGATGATGTTTTAAAAAATGCCGTGAAAGGTATTTCTGATATAATCACGAAATCCGGCCATATTAACGTAGATTTTGCAGATGTTAAAGAAGTTATGAAAGATATGGGTATGGCTATTATGGGCATAGGTCGAGCTGATGGTGAAGGTCGAGCTAAAAATGCTGTTCTTAAGGCAATTAATTCTCCATTATTGGAAGATATGAGTATAAAGGGCGCCAAAGGTGTTCTTATTAATATTACGGGAAATACGGATTTAGGGTTACAAGAAATCAATGAAGCTGCAACATTAATTCATGATATGGTAAGTCCTGATGCTCAAATTATATTGGGTTCCGTAATAGATCCTTCTATTGGTAATGAAATTATGATAACGGTTATTGCAACCGGATTTGAAACAAAACCTCAAGATTTTAAACCTGCAGTCAAAGATCAGCAAAAGCAACAAGTTGCCAATTTTAAGCAAGAAATTAATCAAGTAAACAGTATAAATTTAGAAGAACCAAAAATTGAAGAAAATATTGAAGATATTGATTTTAAAATCACACCAAGTAATATATCTATGCAGTCTTTTGATTTACAAGATTTGGATACACCAACATTTTTAAGAAAAAAAGCAGAAGAAGATACGTTTAGAAAAATGCAAGAAAAAGACGAAAGTAATGACAACCTGGTAAATATTTAA
- the ftsA gene encoding cell division protein FtsA, protein MKSNKIFSNVFTAIDIGTTKICVLIGTNSPDGNLELLGIGQYPSYGLKKGVVVNIAKTVESISKALAQAEQMAGCKVEYATVGISGGHIKSFNSTGVVAIKNSDVKQEDIDRVIEAAKAVPIPKDQEILHVLTQYFKVDGQDRILDSIGMNGVRLEAQVHIITGAISSAQNIIKSCEMAGIKVSDIVLEQIASADAVLSKSEKELGVGILDIGGGTSDFAIYKDGRIIHSKVVPIAGNHFTNDLAVGLGIPIGEAEELKKKYGFVWEEKYLELDKDKIEIRLGYQNKTKKIETFSTFEILQPRAEEIFDFICDELVKFNLKAFMPSGLVLTGGGSMLLGMADLAEKRFGLPVRIGYPDKIQDDLGLIQNSVPEELKNPIYSTGYGLLVYAGGHNDLDFSASQNEPAFKKVFKKMKSWIYDFI, encoded by the coding sequence ATGAAATCAAATAAAATTTTTAGTAATGTTTTTACAGCTATAGATATAGGAACAACAAAGATATGTGTTCTTATTGGTACAAATTCTCCTGATGGAAATCTTGAGTTATTGGGAATTGGACAATATCCTTCTTATGGATTGAAAAAGGGAGTTGTTGTAAATATAGCAAAAACGGTTGAATCGATTTCAAAAGCGTTAGCTCAGGCAGAACAAATGGCCGGTTGTAAGGTTGAATATGCAACCGTTGGTATTTCAGGCGGACATATTAAATCTTTTAATTCCACCGGTGTGGTTGCTATAAAAAATAGCGATGTAAAACAGGAAGATATTGATAGAGTTATTGAGGCTGCAAAGGCTGTTCCAATACCTAAAGATCAGGAAATCTTACATGTTTTAACACAATATTTTAAGGTTGATGGTCAAGATAGAATTCTTGACTCAATTGGTATGAACGGTGTTCGTTTGGAAGCACAAGTTCATATTATAACCGGTGCAATTTCTTCGGCTCAAAATATTATAAAGTCCTGCGAAATGGCTGGAATTAAAGTTTCAGATATTGTTTTAGAACAAATAGCTTCTGCTGATGCGGTGCTTTCAAAATCTGAAAAAGAACTTGGTGTAGGTATTTTGGATATCGGTGGCGGCACATCGGATTTTGCGATTTATAAAGATGGAAGAATTATTCACTCTAAAGTAGTTCCTATTGCCGGAAATCATTTTACAAACGATCTTGCTGTTGGCCTAGGCATACCAATTGGTGAAGCTGAAGAATTGAAGAAAAAATATGGTTTTGTTTGGGAAGAGAAATATTTGGAACTTGATAAAGATAAAATTGAAATTCGGCTTGGTTATCAAAATAAAACAAAAAAAATAGAAACTTTTTCAACATTTGAAATATTACAGCCAAGAGCGGAAGAAATTTTTGATTTTATATGTGATGAACTTGTTAAATTTAATTTAAAAGCATTTATGCCTTCGGGTTTGGTTTTGACCGGTGGAGGTTCAATGCTTTTAGGTATGGCAGATTTAGCTGAAAAGCGTTTTGGATTACCTGTAAGGATTGGTTATCCGGATAAAATTCAAGATGATTTGGGATTAATACAAAATTCGGTTCCTGAAGAGTTGAAAAATCCAATTTATTCTACCGGATATGGATTATTGGTTTATGCCGGAGGACATAATGATTTGGATTTTAGTGCTTCGCAAAATGAACCTGCATTTAAAAAAGTTTTTAAGAAAATGAAATCTTGGATTTATGATTTTATTTAG
- a CDS encoding RNA methyltransferase — MANKENKKQNQMDMIYGAHSIIELLKSRKRKLFSIYTTKQLPKSYKRVEQYLPKSVPNIQYVDRLVLDRMAGTTDHMGIVALVAPFQYMTDLKKIAGKNFVLLLDGVKDVRNLGAILRSASCIGVDAVILCQKNGALITAATHKASAGLVEYLDVFLAPSIEYAVSQIDSLGFNFFMAVLDNGKDATTISYKKPICLVIGSEETGISKSVQDKGTLITIPQRSPEISYNASVAAGILMFLLKHNS, encoded by the coding sequence ATGGCAAACAAAGAAAATAAAAAACAAAATCAGATGGATATGATTTATGGTGCTCATAGTATTATAGAATTGCTAAAATCAAGAAAAAGAAAGCTTTTTTCCATATATACAACAAAACAATTACCTAAATCCTACAAAAGAGTTGAGCAATATTTGCCAAAAAGTGTTCCTAATATTCAATATGTTGATCGATTAGTTCTTGATAGAATGGCCGGAACTACCGATCATATGGGTATAGTTGCCTTAGTTGCACCATTTCAATATATGACGGATCTTAAAAAAATTGCCGGTAAAAACTTCGTTTTATTATTGGACGGAGTAAAAGATGTTAGAAATCTTGGAGCAATTTTACGTTCTGCATCATGTATAGGTGTTGATGCTGTTATTTTATGCCAAAAAAATGGAGCATTAATAACTGCGGCAACTCACAAAGCTTCGGCCGGACTGGTAGAATATTTAGATGTTTTTTTAGCTCCATCAATAGAGTATGCAGTAAGCCAGATAGATTCTTTGGGTTTTAATTTTTTTATGGCTGTTTTGGATAATGGTAAAGATGCAACAACTATAAGTTATAAAAAGCCTATTTGTCTTGTTATAGGCAGTGAAGAAACAGGAATATCAAAATCTGTTCAAGATAAGGGTACTTTAATTACAATTCCACAACGTTCCCCTGAAATTTCTTACAATGCTTCTGTTGCGGCAGGAATTTTAATGTTTTTATTAAAGCATAATTCTTGA
- a CDS encoding deoxynucleoside kinase, producing the protein MYILEGNIGAGKSTFLNKIKDYIPELEILTEPVNNWTNQIFGQSLLENFYKDTSRWAYTLENLAMIHRVKDHIEIQNSKNENIVIERSIYSGHYCFSKNSYKNGHLTEIEWEIYSKWANFLLKSCNTPKGFIYLKADAQTCMTRIKKRNRLSEKKMTLSYVKQIEDWHEKFLIKKEDIHESLINVPVLTLDCNKDFLEDESLLKEHMYNVREFIQRPQIFKNTQEKTAFFE; encoded by the coding sequence ATGTATATTTTAGAAGGCAATATTGGAGCAGGAAAATCCACCTTTTTAAATAAAATAAAAGACTATATACCTGAACTTGAAATTTTGACTGAACCGGTAAACAATTGGACCAATCAAATATTTGGCCAATCTTTGCTTGAAAATTTTTATAAAGATACTTCCAGATGGGCTTATACTTTAGAAAATTTGGCTATGATTCATAGAGTAAAAGATCACATAGAAATACAAAATAGCAAAAATGAAAATATTGTTATTGAACGATCTATCTATTCCGGTCACTATTGTTTTTCTAAAAATAGTTACAAAAACGGACATTTAACTGAAATTGAATGGGAAATATATTCAAAATGGGCCAATTTTTTATTAAAAAGCTGCAATACACCTAAAGGTTTTATATATCTTAAAGCAGACGCTCAAACATGTATGACCAGAATAAAAAAAAGAAATAGATTGAGTGAAAAAAAGATGACATTATCTTATGTAAAACAAATTGAAGACTGGCACGAAAAATTTCTAATCAAAAAAGAAGATATCCATGAAAGCTTAATTAATGTTCCTGTGCTAACATTGGATTGTAATAAAGATTTTTTAGAAGACGAATCTTTACTAAAAGAACATATGTATAATGTAAGAGAATTTATACAAAGACCACAAATTTTTAAAAACACACAAGAAAAAACAGCTTTTTTTGAATAG
- a CDS encoding HAD hydrolase-like protein — MIKAIIFDSDGMVTPSKRFSDDLDVKFGISLQKSILFFKNEFQKCLISDADLKEEFQKYLKKWECDKSVDFLIKYWFESQKECDKRVLLKIKELQNMRIKCYLATNQEKYRTEYMKNEMRFKDIFDDIFSSAEIGLKKPDQTFFEYIYKKINKNNILKNEIMFWDDEPKHIEQANKYGFNSFVYKNFIEFEDIVNKFI; from the coding sequence ATGATAAAAGCAATAATATTTGACTCAGATGGAATGGTTACACCATCTAAAAGATTTAGCGATGATCTTGACGTAAAATTTGGCATTTCTTTGCAAAAATCAATATTATTTTTTAAGAATGAATTTCAAAAATGTCTTATATCTGATGCTGATTTAAAAGAAGAATTTCAAAAATATCTTAAAAAATGGGAGTGTGATAAATCTGTTGATTTTTTAATAAAATATTGGTTTGAATCGCAAAAAGAATGTGATAAGCGAGTATTGTTAAAAATTAAAGAATTGCAAAATATGCGAATAAAGTGTTATTTGGCAACAAATCAAGAAAAATATAGAACCGAATATATGAAAAATGAAATGAGATTTAAAGATATATTTGATGATATCTTTTCTTCAGCCGAAATTGGACTTAAAAAACCGGATCAAACATTTTTTGAATATATTTATAAAAAAATAAACAAAAATAATATTTTAAAAAATGAAATTATGTTTTGGGATGATGAACCTAAACATATTGAGCAAGCTAATAAGTATGGTTTTAATAGTTTTGTATATAAAAATTTTATTGAATTTGAAGACATTGTTAATAAGTTTATTTAG
- a CDS encoding FkbM family methyltransferase: MSIKKTIFLVLILNGIFLSLFIRNNKQSKIHLHNFARIIKQELTEPEIKYQNRIPSFVENIYKYFVYLFSTDHENLPAINHIRNFKILSNTNTEFYTLYQEIFTEKLYYFDLKNEKPFIVDCGSNIGMSILFFKLLYPNSEILGFEPSNINFNLLKKNIENNKLDNTKIFKKALSNKIESLKLYGTGTPLGSIISDNPHNRSNYEIIETDLLSNYINKKVDLLKIDTEGAETLIIEDLDSKNKLNFIDKIIMEYHHFTTQNKLSNLLSILEKNNFAYQICSDQHPPMENRLAQHFFIYAYKK; the protein is encoded by the coding sequence ATGAGTATAAAAAAAACAATTTTTCTTGTTTTAATACTAAACGGTATTTTTCTATCTCTATTTATTCGAAATAATAAGCAAAGTAAAATACATTTGCATAACTTTGCAAGAATAATAAAACAAGAATTAACAGAACCTGAAATAAAATACCAAAATAGAATTCCAAGTTTCGTTGAAAATATTTATAAATATTTTGTATACTTATTTTCAACAGATCATGAAAACTTGCCGGCAATAAACCATATAAGAAATTTTAAAATTCTATCCAACACAAATACAGAATTTTATACTCTTTATCAGGAAATTTTCACAGAAAAATTATATTACTTTGATTTAAAAAATGAAAAACCATTCATAGTAGATTGCGGTAGCAATATAGGTATGTCCATATTGTTTTTTAAATTATTATATCCAAATTCAGAAATTTTAGGTTTTGAACCATCCAATATTAACTTTAATTTATTAAAAAAAAACATAGAAAATAATAAATTGGATAATACAAAAATATTTAAAAAAGCTCTGTCTAATAAAATTGAATCTTTAAAATTATATGGAACGGGAACTCCGCTGGGATCAATTATAAGTGATAATCCTCATAATAGATCAAATTATGAAATAATTGAAACCGATTTACTTTCAAATTACATAAATAAAAAAGTAGATTTATTAAAAATAGACACCGAAGGAGCCGAAACATTAATAATTGAAGATTTAGATTCCAAAAACAAATTAAATTTTATTGACAAAATAATAATGGAATATCATCATTTCACTACACAAAATAAATTATCTAATTTATTGAGTATTTTAGAAAAAAACAATTTTGCATACCAAATATGCAGTGATCAACATCCGCCAATGGAAAATAGGCTAGCACAACACTTTTTTATATATGCTTACAAAAAATAA
- a CDS encoding SIS domain-containing protein, with the protein MINEITLWPQKIKDGLDLAHNFYFENSAKLPKNTKKIAFFGMGGSGIAGRIVKTFLDKKSNIPSFIIDSPEVPKYIDTDTLCFVITYSGNTWETISALNYLTENFIPTIVISHNGKASEIAELKNLPFILMPNSSQPRAALGNFLGLILGLLDLMNIIPTKLMLENFIKQANLYIPKFEDESYFNDFLYAANGKNMFHIFGISGDSAEFAYRAQTQFNENSKIRAVYSSFPECCHNLLVGFTDSNDNPLVLITHTDFISNNLNLAIQATIEILKENGAILYKMPVLGDNWEDQLFHIILWGDFASYYLGKKRGVEIAPVKLIDTLKAKHKAKGIK; encoded by the coding sequence ATGATAAACGAAATAACCCTTTGGCCTCAAAAAATAAAAGACGGTCTCGACTTAGCTCATAATTTTTATTTTGAAAATTCGGCAAAGCTACCAAAAAATACAAAAAAGATTGCATTTTTTGGAATGGGCGGATCGGGTATTGCCGGTCGAATAGTAAAAACATTTTTAGATAAAAAAAGCAATATACCTTCATTTATAATAGATTCCCCGGAAGTACCAAAATATATAGATACGGATACGTTATGTTTTGTTATAACATATTCCGGAAACACTTGGGAAACTATATCTGCATTAAATTATTTAACCGAAAATTTTATACCAACAATAGTAATATCTCATAACGGTAAGGCATCAGAAATCGCTGAATTAAAAAATTTACCATTTATATTAATGCCAAACTCAAGTCAACCAAGAGCCGCACTTGGTAATTTTCTGGGTTTAATCTTAGGATTACTTGATCTAATGAATATAATTCCAACCAAATTAATGCTTGAGAATTTTATAAAACAAGCAAATCTTTATATTCCAAAATTTGAAGATGAATCCTATTTTAACGACTTTTTATATGCCGCAAACGGTAAAAATATGTTTCATATATTTGGGATCTCAGGTGACAGTGCAGAATTTGCATATAGAGCTCAAACCCAATTTAATGAAAACAGCAAAATACGAGCTGTATATTCTTCATTTCCTGAATGTTGCCACAATTTATTAGTAGGATTTACAGATAGTAATGATAATCCGCTTGTTTTAATAACTCATACCGATTTTATATCAAATAATCTTAATTTGGCCATTCAAGCAACTATTGAAATTTTAAAAGAAAACGGTGCTATTCTTTACAAAATGCCTGTTTTGGGTGATAATTGGGAAGACCAGTTATTCCACATAATTTTATGGGGCGATTTTGCATCCTATTATTTGGGGAAAAAACGGGGGGTCGAAATAGCTCCGGTAAAACTTATAGATACTTTAAAAGCTAAACATAAAGCAAAGGGTATAAAATAA
- the rpmE gene encoding 50S ribosomal protein L31, giving the protein MKKDIHPQINELTIRCACGNAIKTTSTKKDINIDICSACHPFFTGQHKFVDTAGRIEKFQKKYKK; this is encoded by the coding sequence ATGAAAAAAGATATACATCCACAAATTAACGAACTAACAATACGATGTGCCTGCGGTAATGCGATAAAAACAACATCAACAAAAAAAGATATCAATATAGACATTTGTTCTGCATGCCACCCATTTTTCACTGGACAACATAAATTTGTTGATACAGCAGGAAGAATAGAAAAATTCCAGAAAAAATATAAAAAATAA
- the prfA gene encoding peptide chain release factor 1, whose translation MINLDWDLIYKKHEEFLQALSNPNMDKRERASLQKKETEYSNLISAHKNIENTQKELLELISQKNSEKDPELKDLFEEEIKNNEEKIKILEKDLEDTLYPADEKDERSVFLEIRAGAGGQEAALFVSDLFKTYSNYALSKNWDVSIVDTSSTDLGGFKELIAFIKGKNVYKYLKYESGVHRVQRVPKTETAGRIHTSTVTVAVLPEAKDLDVQINPQDLRIDTYRAGGAGGQHVNKTESAIRITHIPTGVVVTCQDERSQTKNKERALKMLQSRILKAEEERKDSQMRAERKQQVGMGERAEKVRTYNYPQNRISDHRIELTLKKLDIIMASGQLDEIIEPLIIWEKKNEKKKILNSPNI comes from the coding sequence ATGATAAATTTAGATTGGGATTTAATATACAAAAAACACGAAGAATTTTTGCAAGCTCTTTCTAACCCTAATATGGATAAAAGAGAAAGAGCTTCTTTGCAAAAAAAAGAAACCGAATATTCCAATCTAATTTCTGCACATAAAAATATAGAAAATACTCAAAAAGAACTTTTAGAACTTATATCTCAAAAAAATTCCGAAAAAGATCCCGAGCTTAAAGATTTATTTGAAGAAGAAATAAAAAACAACGAAGAAAAAATTAAGATTTTAGAAAAAGATCTTGAAGACACACTTTATCCTGCGGATGAAAAAGATGAACGTTCGGTGTTTTTAGAAATTCGAGCCGGTGCCGGTGGTCAAGAAGCAGCTCTATTTGTATCAGATTTGTTCAAAACATATTCCAATTATGCTTTATCAAAAAATTGGGATGTTTCAATTGTAGATACAAGCTCAACGGACCTTGGCGGTTTTAAAGAACTTATTGCATTTATTAAGGGTAAAAACGTATATAAGTATTTAAAATATGAATCCGGTGTTCATAGAGTTCAACGTGTACCAAAAACTGAAACAGCAGGAAGGATTCACACATCGACGGTAACTGTAGCAGTTTTACCGGAAGCAAAAGACCTTGATGTTCAAATCAATCCTCAAGATTTAAGGATTGATACATATAGAGCCGGTGGAGCAGGCGGACAACATGTTAATAAAACCGAATCTGCAATACGAATTACACATATTCCAACCGGAGTTGTTGTGACATGCCAAGATGAACGATCTCAAACAAAAAATAAAGAACGCGCTTTAAAAATGCTTCAATCAAGAATATTAAAAGCAGAAGAAGAGAGAAAAGATTCTCAAATGCGAGCAGAAAGAAAACAACAAGTTGGAATGGGCGAACGAGCAGAAAAAGTTCGTACATATAATTATCCCCAAAATAGAATAAGCGATCATAGAATAGAATTGACGCTCAAAAAATTAGATATAATTATGGCATCGGGGCAACTTGATGAAATTATTGAACCTCTAATTATTTGGGAAAAGAAGAACGAAAAAAAGAAGATACTGAATTCTCCAAATATCTAA